A region of Oncorhynchus kisutch isolate 150728-3 linkage group LG29, Okis_V2, whole genome shotgun sequence DNA encodes the following proteins:
- the LOC109873972 gene encoding general transcription factor 3C polypeptide 4 isoform X2, with protein sequence MAACSPNRAPDRVEVGQLTEAERENDPWAALGPVVKRDPVIKLLSPVSGLEPLTWSEDHRISASSTSGISLMEVVCDVHGNKQDLVLHRTSIPVPDQVCELKVGPAEELLRAKDKFSSSSDPAMSQSFMLDRVLNPTVGLHKGILYTSWSPLGCDANGRCLLASLTLDHRLTIHSSTKRLQWTMVADLTQLYGESLESRGYSVPGGQPSKANLLDLAELQRRYRMQTPVRMEWSSVCTTQHVQTNNECKDVGTVLLAVLMENGDLVVWQFCLPILGKDSVLSCNTIQSGVLSPSVLAWWEYEHSGRKMSGLIVGSKLGPVKILPVNLKAVKGYFTLRQPVVLWQESDQIPVHNIKCISLFHPKQNCNCSLVVAARGSYLFWCLLLISKAGLNVHNSHVTGLHSTPIVSMTASRQGSSIYTCSMDGTVKKLTPIFTDMAVAFKQEEIVLPEGLAGRRIHGIAVSPHGAYLALVSTEGMTNGQHPVSRPYQVQFVTLKTPNDAAAELLESPVQSLFKQTDLLDLVRWRVLRDKRIPALLQEELDDKVHNTGSPYLWRLKLFLVRVLYQSLQKAPVEARWRPTHEDSKVFVKDEEGGVVGEGGGGEEEVVSKLQDPEARALEEQTGEVIAWIEAVEAHLTREHMKRVLGEVYLHTWITENTSIPTRGVCDFLTSDPTYEDRAAQVLIGHIQKKMNKQTFPEYCSLCKEVLPFTDRKQAVCSNGHMWLRCVLSYQACQTLAYRRCLLQDSIARLPVPEDPDWIKRILQGPCTFCDSPLL encoded by the exons ATGGCGGCTTGCAGCCCAAATCGCGCTCCGGATAGGGTAGAGGTAGGACAACTTACCGAAGCCGAACGGGAGAATGATCCCTGGGCAGCACTCGGGCCAGTCGTGAAGAGGGATCCGGTGATAAAGCTACTGAGTCCGGTCAGCGGCCTGGAGCCGCTCACGTGGTCTGAGGACCACCGAATCTCGGCCTCTAGCACAAGTGGTATTTCTTTGATGGAGGTAGTGTGCGATGTTCACGGCAATAAGCAAGACTTGGTGTTGCACCGGACCTCCATTCCCGTGCCGGACCAAGTCTGTGAACTGAAG gTAGGTCCAGCAGAAGAGCTGTTGAGGGCCAAAGACAAGTTCTCCAGCTCCAGTGACCCTGCGATGAGCCAGTCCTTCATGCTGGACAGAGTGCTCAACCCCACCGTGGGCCTCCACAAGGGCATCCTGTACACCAGCTGGTCCCCCCTGGGCTGTGACGCCAATGGCCGGTGCCTCCTAGCCTCCCTCACCCTGGACCACCGGCTGACCATCCACAGCAGCACCAAGCGTCTACAGTGGACTATGGTGGCTGACCTGACCCAGCTGTATGGAGAGAGCCTGGAGAGCAGAGGCTACTCCGTGCCGGGTGGGCAACCCTCCAAGGCTAACCTCCTGGACCTGGCTGAGCTTCAGAGGCGCTACCGCATGCAGACCCCTGTACGGATGGAGTGGTCCAGTGTGTGCACCACGCAGCACGTCCAGACCAACAACGAGTGTAAAGACGTGGGAACGGTGCTGCTGGCCGTGCTGATGGAGAACGGAGACTTGGTGGTGTGGCAGTTTTGCCTGCCCATTCTGGGGAAGGactctgtgttgtcctgtaacaccatccagtctggGGTGTTGTCCCCCAGCGTGCTGGCTTGGTGGGAGTACGAGCACAGCGGGCGCAAGATGAGCGGCCTGATCGTGGGCAGCAAGTTAGGGCCCGTCAAGATCCTACCCGTCAACTTGAAGGCGGTGAAGGGCTACTTCACCCTGCGCCAGCCAGTGGTCCTCTGGCAGGAGTCAGACCAGATCCCTGTACACAACATCAAGTGTATCTCCCTGTTCCACCCCAAACAGAACTGTAACTGTAGCCTGGTGGTGGCGGCCAGGGGCTCCTACCTCTTCTGGTGCCTGCTGCTCATCTCTAAGGCGGGCCTCAACGTGCACAACTCACACGTCACGGGCCTGCACTCCACCCCCATCGTCTCCATGACAGCCAGCCGCCAGGGCAGCTCCATCTACACCTGTTCCATGGACGGGACGGTCAAGAAGCTCACGCCCATCTTTACCGATATGGCCGTGGCCTTTAAGCAGGAGGAGATCGTGCTGCCAGAGGGTTTGGCAGGTCGGAGGATACACGGCATCGCGGTCAGCCCCCACGGGGCGTACCTGGCCCTGGTCAGTACTGAGGGGATGACCAACGGTCAGCACCCGGTCTCTAGGCCCTACCAGGTCCAGTTTGTGACCCTGAAGACACCCAATGACGCGGCGGCAGAGTTGCTGGAGTCCCCGGTCCAGAGCCTGTTTAAACAGACTGACCTGCTGGACCTGGTGCGCTGGAGGGTGCTGAGGGACAAACGCATCCCGGCCCTGCTGCAGGAGGAGTTGGACGACAAGGTACACAACACAGGCTCCCCCTACTTGTGGAGGTTAAAACTCTTCCTGGTGCGCGTGCTCTATCAGTCCCTGCAGAAGGCCCCTGTGGAGGCACGTTGGCGCCCCACACACGAGGATTCCAAGGTGTTTGTGAAGGATGAGGAGGGGGGCGTCgtgggagagggtggaggaggggaagaggaggtggtgtcGAAGCTGCAGGACCCAGAGGCCCGGGCGTTGGAGGAGCAGACTGGGGAGGTGATAGCTTGGATCGAGGCGGTGGAGGCCCACCTGACCAGGGAGCACATGAAGAGGGTTCTGGGGGAGGTGTACCTTCACACCTGGATCACTGAGAACACCAGCATCCCCACGCGGGGTGTCTGTGATTTCCTCACCAGCGACCCCACGTATGAGGACAGGGCTGCACAG GTCCTGATAGGTCACATCCAGAAGAAGATGAACAAGCAGACATTCCCTGAGTACTGTAGTCTGTGTAAGGAGGTGCTGCCTTTCACAGACCGCAAGCAGGCTGTCTGCTCCAACGGACATATGTGGCTCAG GTGTGTGTTGTCCTACCAGGCGTGCCAGACACTCGCATACAGACGCTGCCTGCTGCAGGATAGCATCGCCAGACTGCCAGTGCCTGAGG ACCCAGACTGGATCAAGAGGATACTGCAGGGTCCTTGTACATTCTGCGACTCCCCCCTCCTCTAG
- the LOC109873972 gene encoding general transcription factor 3C polypeptide 4 isoform X1 gives MAACSPNRAPDRVEVGQLTEAERENDPWAALGPVVKRDPVIKLLSPVSGLEPLTWSEDHRISASSTSGISLMEVVCDVHGNKQDLVLHRTSIPVPDQVCELKVGPAEELLRAKDKFSSSSDPAMSQSFMLDRVLNPTVGLHKGILYTSWSPLGCDANGRCLLASLTLDHRLTIHSSTKRLQWTMVADLTQLYGESLESRGYSVPGGQPSKANLLDLAELQRRYRMQTPVRMEWSSVCTTQHVQTNNECKDVGTVLLAVLMENGDLVVWQFCLPILGKDSVLSCNTIQSGVLSPSVLAWWEYEHSGRKMSGLIVGSKLGPVKILPVNLKAVKGYFTLRQPVVLWQESDQIPVHNIKCISLFHPKQNCNCSLVVAARGSYLFWCLLLISKAGLNVHNSHVTGLHSTPIVSMTASRQGSSIYTCSMDGTVKKLTPIFTDMAVAFKQEEIVLPEGLAGRRIHGIAVSPHGAYLALVSTEGMTNGQHPVSRPYQVQFVTLKTPNDAAAELLESPVQSLFKQTDLLDLVRWRVLRDKRIPALLQEELDDKVHNTGSPYLWRLKLFLVRVLYQSLQKAPVEARWRPTHEDSKVFVKDEEGGVVGEGGGGEEEVVSKLQDPEARALEEQTGEVIAWIEAVEAHLTREHMKRVLGEVYLHTWITENTSIPTRGVCDFLTSDPTYEDRAAQVLIGHIQKKMNKQTFPEYCSLCKEVLPFTDRKQAVCSNGHMWLRCVLSYQACQTLAYRRCLLQDSIARLPVPEGQVLTGSSLSSCSLISISSYSALTQYKKVLESVRTFFSGLVFTSCQTVSIYDFK, from the exons ATGGCGGCTTGCAGCCCAAATCGCGCTCCGGATAGGGTAGAGGTAGGACAACTTACCGAAGCCGAACGGGAGAATGATCCCTGGGCAGCACTCGGGCCAGTCGTGAAGAGGGATCCGGTGATAAAGCTACTGAGTCCGGTCAGCGGCCTGGAGCCGCTCACGTGGTCTGAGGACCACCGAATCTCGGCCTCTAGCACAAGTGGTATTTCTTTGATGGAGGTAGTGTGCGATGTTCACGGCAATAAGCAAGACTTGGTGTTGCACCGGACCTCCATTCCCGTGCCGGACCAAGTCTGTGAACTGAAG gTAGGTCCAGCAGAAGAGCTGTTGAGGGCCAAAGACAAGTTCTCCAGCTCCAGTGACCCTGCGATGAGCCAGTCCTTCATGCTGGACAGAGTGCTCAACCCCACCGTGGGCCTCCACAAGGGCATCCTGTACACCAGCTGGTCCCCCCTGGGCTGTGACGCCAATGGCCGGTGCCTCCTAGCCTCCCTCACCCTGGACCACCGGCTGACCATCCACAGCAGCACCAAGCGTCTACAGTGGACTATGGTGGCTGACCTGACCCAGCTGTATGGAGAGAGCCTGGAGAGCAGAGGCTACTCCGTGCCGGGTGGGCAACCCTCCAAGGCTAACCTCCTGGACCTGGCTGAGCTTCAGAGGCGCTACCGCATGCAGACCCCTGTACGGATGGAGTGGTCCAGTGTGTGCACCACGCAGCACGTCCAGACCAACAACGAGTGTAAAGACGTGGGAACGGTGCTGCTGGCCGTGCTGATGGAGAACGGAGACTTGGTGGTGTGGCAGTTTTGCCTGCCCATTCTGGGGAAGGactctgtgttgtcctgtaacaccatccagtctggGGTGTTGTCCCCCAGCGTGCTGGCTTGGTGGGAGTACGAGCACAGCGGGCGCAAGATGAGCGGCCTGATCGTGGGCAGCAAGTTAGGGCCCGTCAAGATCCTACCCGTCAACTTGAAGGCGGTGAAGGGCTACTTCACCCTGCGCCAGCCAGTGGTCCTCTGGCAGGAGTCAGACCAGATCCCTGTACACAACATCAAGTGTATCTCCCTGTTCCACCCCAAACAGAACTGTAACTGTAGCCTGGTGGTGGCGGCCAGGGGCTCCTACCTCTTCTGGTGCCTGCTGCTCATCTCTAAGGCGGGCCTCAACGTGCACAACTCACACGTCACGGGCCTGCACTCCACCCCCATCGTCTCCATGACAGCCAGCCGCCAGGGCAGCTCCATCTACACCTGTTCCATGGACGGGACGGTCAAGAAGCTCACGCCCATCTTTACCGATATGGCCGTGGCCTTTAAGCAGGAGGAGATCGTGCTGCCAGAGGGTTTGGCAGGTCGGAGGATACACGGCATCGCGGTCAGCCCCCACGGGGCGTACCTGGCCCTGGTCAGTACTGAGGGGATGACCAACGGTCAGCACCCGGTCTCTAGGCCCTACCAGGTCCAGTTTGTGACCCTGAAGACACCCAATGACGCGGCGGCAGAGTTGCTGGAGTCCCCGGTCCAGAGCCTGTTTAAACAGACTGACCTGCTGGACCTGGTGCGCTGGAGGGTGCTGAGGGACAAACGCATCCCGGCCCTGCTGCAGGAGGAGTTGGACGACAAGGTACACAACACAGGCTCCCCCTACTTGTGGAGGTTAAAACTCTTCCTGGTGCGCGTGCTCTATCAGTCCCTGCAGAAGGCCCCTGTGGAGGCACGTTGGCGCCCCACACACGAGGATTCCAAGGTGTTTGTGAAGGATGAGGAGGGGGGCGTCgtgggagagggtggaggaggggaagaggaggtggtgtcGAAGCTGCAGGACCCAGAGGCCCGGGCGTTGGAGGAGCAGACTGGGGAGGTGATAGCTTGGATCGAGGCGGTGGAGGCCCACCTGACCAGGGAGCACATGAAGAGGGTTCTGGGGGAGGTGTACCTTCACACCTGGATCACTGAGAACACCAGCATCCCCACGCGGGGTGTCTGTGATTTCCTCACCAGCGACCCCACGTATGAGGACAGGGCTGCACAG GTCCTGATAGGTCACATCCAGAAGAAGATGAACAAGCAGACATTCCCTGAGTACTGTAGTCTGTGTAAGGAGGTGCTGCCTTTCACAGACCGCAAGCAGGCTGTCTGCTCCAACGGACATATGTGGCTCAG GTGTGTGTTGTCCTACCAGGCGTGCCAGACACTCGCATACAGACGCTGCCTGCTGCAGGATAGCATCGCCAGACTGCCAGTGCCTGAGG ggcAGGTATTAACTGGCAGCTCACTCTCATCCTGCTCTCTGATCAGCATATCTTCTTATTCAGCGTTGACACAATATAAGAAAGTACTTGAGAGTGTACGTACATTTTTCTCAGGCTTAGTTTTTACTAGTTGTCAGACTGTCAGCATATATGATTTTAAATAA